One genomic segment of Amycolatopsis sp. Hca4 includes these proteins:
- a CDS encoding MFS transporter has translation MKPADPAPRLSPWRFVVSFGAVSLLMDFVYEGARSITGPLLAGLGASATVVGVVTGTGEAAALGLRLVSGPLADRTRRFWALTISGYTLTAISVPLLGLTATLWVACALVIAERVGKAVRSPAKDTLLSHATAVTGRGRGFAVHEAMDQVGALIGPLTVAGILVATSGYGVALGVLALPGVAALALLLWLRARVPDPAAYETAVASTEPRPTTDEPARLPRAFWVYAGFTATTMAGFATFGVLSFHLVERHLLSPVLVPVLYAAAMAADALAALATGWCYDRIGPRTLVVLPLLAAAVPVVAFTDTVWLVILGSLLWGAAVGVQESTLRAVVADLVPTPRRATAYGVFAGVLGIATLGGSALTGVLYEHSIHTLIIAVIAIQGAALVLLAIVRLRRR, from the coding sequence GTGAAGCCGGCGGATCCGGCACCCAGGCTCTCGCCGTGGCGGTTCGTAGTCTCCTTCGGCGCGGTCAGCCTGCTGATGGACTTCGTGTACGAGGGCGCCCGCTCGATCACCGGCCCACTGCTGGCCGGGCTCGGTGCCTCCGCCACCGTCGTCGGCGTGGTCACCGGCACCGGTGAAGCCGCGGCACTCGGCCTGCGGCTGGTGTCCGGGCCGCTGGCCGACCGCACCCGCCGCTTCTGGGCCCTCACGATCAGCGGATACACCCTGACCGCGATCAGCGTGCCCCTGCTCGGCCTCACCGCCACCCTCTGGGTCGCCTGCGCCCTCGTCATCGCCGAACGCGTCGGCAAGGCCGTGCGCTCCCCGGCTAAGGACACCCTGCTCTCCCACGCCACCGCCGTCACCGGCCGCGGCCGCGGATTCGCCGTCCACGAGGCGATGGACCAGGTCGGCGCCCTGATCGGACCACTGACGGTCGCCGGAATCCTCGTCGCGACCAGCGGCTATGGCGTGGCCCTGGGCGTGCTCGCCCTGCCCGGCGTGGCAGCGCTCGCCCTGCTGCTGTGGCTTCGCGCCCGCGTACCGGACCCAGCAGCGTACGAAACCGCCGTCGCATCCACCGAGCCACGCCCCACCACGGACGAGCCGGCACGTCTCCCGCGCGCGTTCTGGGTCTACGCGGGCTTCACCGCAACCACGATGGCCGGATTCGCCACTTTCGGGGTCCTGTCCTTCCACCTCGTCGAGCGCCACCTCCTCTCCCCCGTCCTCGTACCGGTGCTCTACGCCGCAGCCATGGCCGCCGACGCGCTCGCCGCCCTCGCCACCGGCTGGTGCTACGACCGCATCGGCCCCCGCACGCTCGTCGTCCTGCCGCTGCTGGCCGCGGCGGTCCCGGTGGTGGCGTTCACCGACACGGTCTGGCTGGTGATCCTCGGCTCGCTGCTGTGGGGCGCCGCGGTCGGTGTTCAGGAATCCACTCTCCGCGCCGTCGTTGCCGACCTCGTCCCCACCCCACGCCGAGCCACCGCCTACGGCGTCTTCGCCGGCGTCCTCGGCATCGCCACCCTGGGCGGCAGCGCCCTCACCGGCGTCCTCTACGAACACTCGATCCACACACTGATCATCGCCGTCATTGCCATCCAGGGCGCCGCGCTGGTGCTCCTCGCCATAGTCCGGCTCCGACGCCGATAG
- a CDS encoding metalloregulator ArsR/SmtB family transcription factor — protein sequence MTTTAPDAALLPVEDAATYAEWFACLADTTRVRILHAVAAAGKAVTIGEITEQMAISQSNCSHHVRKLADVGFVRLRKVGTATLVSVNASCAVSLPHAADVVMGLLAPKPTEPGDLAPDVTVRPLRAKDWPAVRRIYAEGIATGDATFETEVPPRAELEAKWLRGHRWIAEVDGQIAGWAAVAAVSTRDCYAGVAETSVYVGEKFRGRGVGKALMHHLVAAADEGELWTLQTSIFPENRNSVALHHGAGFRTVGIRERIGELDGRWRDTVLLERRRASQL from the coding sequence ATGACGACCACCGCGCCCGACGCCGCGCTGCTGCCCGTCGAAGACGCCGCGACCTACGCCGAATGGTTCGCGTGCCTCGCCGACACCACGCGCGTGCGGATCCTGCACGCCGTCGCGGCCGCGGGCAAGGCCGTCACCATTGGCGAAATCACCGAGCAGATGGCGATCAGCCAGTCCAACTGCTCCCACCACGTCCGCAAGCTCGCCGACGTCGGCTTCGTCCGGCTGCGGAAGGTCGGCACCGCCACCCTCGTCTCGGTCAACGCCTCCTGCGCGGTGAGCCTCCCGCACGCCGCCGACGTCGTCATGGGCCTGCTGGCGCCCAAGCCCACCGAGCCCGGCGACCTCGCCCCGGACGTCACCGTCCGGCCGCTGCGCGCGAAGGACTGGCCGGCCGTGCGCCGCATCTACGCCGAAGGCATCGCGACCGGCGACGCGACCTTCGAAACCGAGGTCCCGCCGCGCGCGGAGCTGGAGGCCAAGTGGCTGCGCGGGCACCGCTGGATCGCCGAGGTCGACGGGCAGATCGCCGGCTGGGCCGCCGTGGCGGCGGTGTCCACTCGCGACTGCTACGCCGGGGTGGCGGAGACGTCGGTGTATGTGGGGGAGAAGTTCCGCGGCCGCGGCGTCGGCAAGGCCCTCATGCACCACCTGGTGGCCGCGGCCGACGAGGGCGAGCTGTGGACGTTGCAGACGTCGATCTTCCCGGAGAACCGCAACAGCGTCGCTCTGCACCACGGCGCCGGGTTCCGCACCGTCGGGATCCGCGAGCGCATCGGCGAGCTGGACGGCCGGTGGCGCGACACCGTCCTGCTCGAACGGCGCCGCGCCTCCCAGCTCTGA
- a CDS encoding DinB family protein → MDKAAVHEEMERTRRSFHELLDAASESDLRRASSGTRWNNRQLLFHMLLGYLIIRALLRLVRTFDHLPDGASRGYARLLNAGTVPFDAVNFAGSWLGGTLMPRSWMLTLFDRTIAALHHRLDGESETELARGMHYPTRWDPFFQDYMTLADVYRFPTQHFDFHRAQLTMPLD, encoded by the coding sequence GTGGACAAGGCTGCCGTTCACGAGGAGATGGAGCGGACGCGCAGGAGCTTCCACGAGCTGCTCGACGCGGCGAGTGAGAGCGACCTTCGGCGCGCCAGCTCCGGCACGCGGTGGAACAACCGTCAGCTGCTGTTCCACATGCTGCTCGGCTACCTGATCATCCGCGCGCTGCTGCGGCTGGTCCGGACGTTCGACCACTTGCCCGACGGAGCGAGCCGCGGGTACGCCCGATTGCTCAACGCGGGCACCGTGCCGTTCGACGCCGTCAACTTCGCCGGCTCATGGCTCGGCGGGACGCTCATGCCGCGCTCCTGGATGCTGACGCTGTTCGACCGGACGATTGCGGCGCTGCACCATCGGCTGGACGGCGAGAGCGAAACCGAACTCGCCCGCGGCATGCACTACCCGACCCGATGGGACCCGTTCTTCCAGGACTACATGACCTTGGCCGACGTGTACCGGTTCCCGACCCAGCACTTCGACTTCCACCGCGCCCAGCTGACCATGCCCCTCGACTAG
- a CDS encoding PxKF domain-containing protein has product MFRRASRKRIVATLAATVALILGSVAGSPQASAANGDLVQQTNFGQSCGSGIGVGIAFDGTNLWYSCYASSPDLFKANPLTGAVISSYTVAGGLGALAWDGKRKKLWAGWGGAGTSGDVRLIDPATGSGGVVFNAGAAAFDELDDGLAYDAQDDSLFVSPDTSTSVYHYTTVGGSLGSFPWSGSGCYNSGVAIGGQLLFEGSDGCNHIWVVQRDTHALVFDFGTGANGVRDEDLECDSVTFSPKTVMWSMEAYEPRRAVAFEIPPGSCATGGGVDSDGDGLLDEWEEKGITIDPDGAGPAAPQFIDLPAMGADKNKPDVFLQVDWMADASHSHALTAAAIKKVVDAFAASPYHSPTGLTGINLHVDEGPSSVMNPATGATWGSLSRAHQLTHVSNLGTSGAGGYDWSAFQTLKDANFTPTGRTPIFHYVVSGHNYDSTTSSGISRGIGASDLIVSLGSFTNGVGTDNEQAGTLMHELGHNLGLRHGGGDDTNYKPNYLSIMSYGFQLGGVIKNGVAGTFDYSRSALATLNENSLSEPAGIGAPGYGTRHWCPAANAYVVVNNAGGAIDWNCNGNSTETGVAFDVNNDGSRGNLVGQDDWAALKLKGGAIGLAGATPTLPTVTDDETLTVAEASKIPPVGYTFTGFFAPVDNPPTVNVAKAGSAIPVKFSLGGDKGLNILAAGSPSSQQVSCDSSQPLDDIEQTVNPGQSALTYDPVTGQYTYVWKTAKSWAGTCQRFTLMLDDGTSHYANFKFK; this is encoded by the coding sequence ATGTTCCGAAGAGCGAGCCGGAAACGGATCGTGGCGACCCTCGCCGCGACCGTGGCACTGATTCTGGGTTCCGTCGCCGGTTCCCCGCAGGCTTCGGCAGCCAACGGGGACCTCGTGCAGCAGACGAACTTCGGCCAGTCGTGCGGCAGCGGCATCGGGGTGGGGATCGCCTTCGACGGCACGAACCTCTGGTATAGCTGCTACGCCAGCAGCCCGGACCTGTTCAAGGCGAATCCGCTGACCGGTGCGGTGATCTCCTCCTATACCGTCGCGGGTGGACTCGGCGCGCTGGCCTGGGACGGCAAGCGGAAGAAGCTGTGGGCGGGCTGGGGTGGTGCCGGAACCTCGGGCGACGTCCGGTTGATCGACCCGGCGACCGGCAGTGGTGGTGTGGTGTTCAACGCCGGCGCGGCGGCGTTCGACGAACTCGACGATGGCCTGGCCTACGACGCTCAGGACGACAGCTTGTTCGTCAGCCCGGACACTTCGACCTCCGTGTACCACTACACGACCGTCGGCGGCTCCCTCGGCAGTTTCCCGTGGTCGGGCAGCGGCTGTTACAACAGCGGTGTCGCGATCGGCGGCCAGCTGCTGTTCGAGGGCTCGGACGGCTGCAACCACATCTGGGTCGTCCAGCGGGACACCCATGCCCTGGTCTTCGACTTCGGGACGGGCGCGAATGGCGTCCGTGACGAAGACCTCGAGTGCGACAGCGTGACCTTCTCGCCGAAGACCGTCATGTGGTCGATGGAAGCTTACGAGCCCCGCCGCGCGGTCGCGTTCGAGATTCCGCCGGGTTCCTGCGCCACCGGTGGTGGCGTGGACAGCGACGGCGATGGCCTGCTCGACGAATGGGAAGAAAAGGGCATCACGATCGATCCGGACGGTGCCGGCCCGGCCGCCCCGCAGTTCATCGATCTGCCCGCGATGGGTGCGGACAAGAACAAGCCGGACGTCTTCCTTCAGGTCGACTGGATGGCCGATGCGTCGCATTCGCACGCGCTGACGGCGGCGGCGATCAAGAAGGTGGTGGACGCGTTCGCAGCCTCGCCGTACCACAGCCCGACCGGGTTGACCGGGATCAATCTGCACGTCGACGAGGGACCGTCGAGCGTCATGAATCCCGCGACCGGTGCGACCTGGGGCTCGCTCAGCCGGGCCCACCAGCTGACCCACGTGTCCAACCTCGGCACCTCCGGCGCGGGCGGTTACGACTGGAGTGCGTTCCAGACCCTCAAGGACGCGAACTTCACTCCGACCGGGCGGACGCCGATCTTCCACTACGTCGTCTCGGGTCACAACTACGACAGCACCACGTCCTCGGGAATCTCCCGCGGCATCGGCGCCAGCGACCTGATCGTCAGCCTGGGATCGTTCACCAACGGCGTCGGCACCGACAACGAGCAGGCCGGCACCCTGATGCACGAGCTGGGTCACAACCTCGGCCTGCGCCACGGTGGCGGTGACGACACCAACTACAAGCCGAACTACCTCAGCATCATGAGCTACGGCTTCCAGCTCGGTGGCGTCATCAAGAACGGCGTCGCGGGGACGTTCGACTACTCCCGCTCGGCGCTGGCGACCTTGAACGAGAACAGCCTGTCCGAGCCCGCCGGTATCGGCGCGCCCGGATACGGCACCCGCCACTGGTGCCCGGCCGCCAACGCCTACGTCGTGGTCAACAACGCCGGCGGAGCCATCGACTGGAACTGCAACGGCAACTCCACCGAGACCGGTGTGGCCTTCGACGTGAACAACGACGGCAGCCGTGGGAACCTCGTCGGTCAGGACGACTGGGCGGCCTTGAAGCTCAAGGGCGGCGCGATCGGCCTCGCCGGCGCCACCCCGACCCTGCCGACCGTGACCGATGACGAGACCCTGACCGTGGCGGAGGCCAGCAAGATCCCGCCGGTCGGCTACACCTTCACGGGGTTCTTCGCGCCGGTGGACAACCCGCCGACGGTGAATGTCGCGAAGGCAGGCAGCGCGATCCCGGTGAAGTTCAGCCTCGGCGGTGACAAGGGCCTGAACATCCTCGCGGCCGGTTCGCCGTCGAGCCAGCAGGTCAGCTGCGACAGCAGCCAGCCTCTGGATGACATCGAGCAGACCGTGAACCCGGGCCAGTCGGCCCTGACCTACGACCCGGTGACCGGCCAGTACACCTACGTCTGGAAGACCGCCAAGTCGTGGGCCGGCACGTGCCAGCGCTTCACCCTGATGCTGGACGATGGCACCTCGCACTACGCGAACTTCAAGTTCAAGTAG
- a CDS encoding molybdopterin-dependent oxidoreductase → MISGASLFVHPTLAAADPAVAAVPDARNGAPAGGELSFTTDSAALHPDTVVSTACQFCNSNCRLKVGIRAGRVISVSGDPDDPVQAGNFCVKASMMPELAYSPLRLTTPLRRVSGAKGSKDSRFEPISWAAALDLIADRLLQLRDSGQVKSIANRTTGRLPRGTGSLVARLFALLGSPNNTDVGPVCNDAGGNALAATFGLGNFTNGYGVDGATGREDLGAAKYFLFLGTNQAETHPVTFDYLLRSRKKTHAKLVVVDPRRTPTGAAADTWVAPKPHTDFALVLGMLQHIIARNLHDKAFVQRWVLGFAELRDHVKDYTPDWAAGVTGVPAATIRQLAEDYATTKPAAIFCNAGISHQLGAFDTYRALTFLAAVTGNIGVPGGGCNFMHNTWPGDLRLPELTVATRPLDQALPVGPDYFAESILTGRPYPLKAVITEGNPLISSANTNKVREAFKKLDFYVYTGLFMEEAAYYADVILPVTSGLELDGVYMRRDDRAIRWQHAAVPRVGQSKPDWEIWIDLAHAFARRDRKKPASYWTDAFPPSWKDYSQLWAEFVKHTPAMGGMTQQRMDARAEPLRWPCPSPSHPGVSTLYLDHPSWYEATAALGAPGKRFLTPSGNVEIFTPELDRKLAAAGHRALPVFYTHPEVTGANPTIAYEPGFVTNPVNPQAVTHKVRLGVPGSDAVHRDFPLMGMTGRPSVVHFASVTHWTPTGEQLNGIRLVQVHPDTARRFGIGDRDTVVVESPRGKVTGTALFWPAIRPDTIFVPNTFGPAQQVGDQFGDPRYEAANGLVDDAFYDNLSGQQAYKCFACRISKA, encoded by the coding sequence GTGATCAGCGGCGCCTCCCTGTTCGTCCATCCAACCCTCGCCGCCGCGGATCCTGCGGTCGCCGCAGTTCCGGACGCCCGGAACGGGGCCCCGGCCGGCGGGGAGCTGAGCTTCACCACGGACTCGGCCGCGCTGCACCCCGACACCGTCGTCTCGACGGCCTGCCAGTTCTGCAACTCGAACTGCCGCCTCAAGGTCGGTATCCGGGCCGGGCGGGTCATCAGCGTCTCCGGCGATCCGGACGATCCGGTTCAGGCCGGGAACTTCTGCGTGAAGGCGTCGATGATGCCGGAGCTGGCCTACAGCCCGCTGCGGCTGACCACGCCCCTGCGCCGCGTGTCCGGCGCCAAGGGCTCGAAGGACTCGAGATTCGAACCGATCTCCTGGGCCGCCGCCCTCGACCTCATCGCCGACCGGCTCCTGCAGCTGCGCGACAGCGGGCAGGTGAAATCGATCGCCAACCGCACCACCGGCCGGCTCCCCCGCGGCACCGGCTCGCTGGTCGCGCGCCTTTTCGCGCTGCTGGGGAGCCCGAACAACACCGACGTCGGGCCGGTATGCAACGACGCCGGCGGCAACGCGCTCGCCGCGACGTTCGGGCTCGGGAACTTCACCAACGGCTACGGCGTCGACGGTGCCACCGGCCGGGAGGACCTCGGCGCGGCGAAGTACTTCCTGTTCCTGGGCACCAACCAGGCCGAGACCCACCCGGTCACCTTCGACTACCTGCTCAGGTCCAGAAAGAAGACCCACGCGAAGCTCGTTGTCGTCGACCCGCGCCGGACGCCGACCGGGGCCGCCGCCGACACCTGGGTGGCGCCGAAGCCGCACACCGATTTCGCGCTCGTGCTCGGCATGCTCCAGCACATTATCGCCCGCAACCTCCACGACAAGGCGTTCGTCCAGCGCTGGGTGCTCGGGTTCGCCGAACTACGCGATCATGTCAAGGATTACACCCCGGATTGGGCCGCCGGCGTCACCGGCGTGCCGGCCGCGACGATCCGGCAGCTCGCCGAGGACTACGCCACGACCAAGCCCGCCGCGATCTTCTGCAACGCCGGCATCTCCCACCAGCTCGGCGCCTTCGACACCTACCGCGCCCTGACCTTCCTGGCCGCGGTGACCGGCAACATCGGCGTTCCCGGCGGCGGCTGCAACTTCATGCACAACACCTGGCCCGGCGACCTGCGCCTGCCCGAGCTCACGGTCGCCACGCGACCGCTGGACCAGGCGCTGCCGGTCGGGCCGGACTACTTCGCCGAGTCCATCCTCACCGGCCGTCCGTACCCGCTGAAGGCCGTCATCACCGAGGGCAACCCGCTCATCTCGTCAGCGAACACCAACAAGGTCCGCGAGGCGTTCAAGAAGCTGGACTTCTACGTCTACACCGGCCTGTTCATGGAGGAAGCCGCCTACTACGCCGACGTCATCCTGCCGGTCACCAGCGGCCTCGAGCTGGACGGCGTCTACATGCGACGCGACGACCGCGCGATCCGCTGGCAGCACGCCGCCGTACCCCGGGTCGGGCAGTCCAAGCCGGACTGGGAGATCTGGATCGACCTCGCCCACGCCTTCGCCCGCCGCGACCGCAAGAAGCCCGCGAGCTACTGGACCGACGCCTTCCCGCCGAGCTGGAAGGACTACTCCCAGCTCTGGGCGGAGTTCGTGAAGCACACCCCGGCCATGGGCGGGATGACGCAGCAGCGGATGGACGCCCGCGCCGAGCCGTTGCGCTGGCCGTGCCCGAGCCCGTCGCACCCCGGCGTGAGCACGCTCTACCTCGACCACCCGTCCTGGTACGAGGCGACGGCCGCGCTCGGCGCACCGGGCAAGCGGTTCCTCACCCCGAGCGGGAACGTCGAGATCTTCACCCCCGAGCTGGACCGCAAGCTCGCCGCGGCCGGCCACCGGGCCCTGCCGGTCTTCTACACCCACCCCGAGGTCACCGGCGCGAACCCGACGATCGCCTACGAGCCCGGGTTCGTCACCAACCCGGTCAACCCGCAGGCGGTGACGCACAAGGTGCGCCTCGGCGTCCCGGGCTCGGACGCGGTGCACCGGGACTTCCCGCTGATGGGCATGACCGGACGGCCGAGCGTCGTCCACTTCGCGAGCGTGACACACTGGACGCCGACCGGCGAGCAGCTCAACGGGATCCGCCTGGTCCAGGTGCACCCCGACACCGCACGCCGGTTCGGGATCGGCGACCGCGACACCGTGGTCGTGGAGAGCCCGCGCGGGAAAGTGACCGGGACGGCGTTGTTCTGGCCGGCGATCCGGCCGGACACGATCTTCGTGCCCAACACCTTCGGCCCGGCCCAGCAGGTCGGGGACCAGTTCGGCGACCCGCGCTACGAGGCCGCCAACGGGCTGGTCGACGACGCGTTCTACGACAACCTATCCGGCCAGCAGGCGTACAAGTGCTTCGCCTGCCGGATCAGCAAGGCCTGA